gtagggcgcgcccccaccctcatggctggtaggtggcccccctctggtacttcttgcgctcagtattttttatatattctggaaataacttccgtgaagtttcaggacttttggagctgtgcagaataggtctctaatatttgctccttttccaacccagaatcccagctgccggcattctccttcttcatgtaaaccttgtaaaataagagaggataggcataagtattgtgacataatgtgtaataacaacccataatgcaataaatattgatataaaagcatgatgcaaaatagatgtATCACCCGCATGGACGTGGGTATTGGGCatggccccacacccctggtctagACCCCCCATAAAAGGAATAGATCATATCCCcaaggataagatcaagatccctaaaaagggatAATGATTGGTGGGGAAGGAAAGGGGTGATTTCCTTCCTCCCGCCTTGGCCAACGACCCTAGTGGCATGGAGGGCAAGCAACTAGCCCCCTCCAcgcctatataaaggtggggaggcTTAGGGTGCAGACACCCTTCCACCCTTGGCCGTCTTTCCTTCCCGTTACTCCTTCTCCACtgcgtagcgcttggcgaagccctgccagtgttctgctgccaccaccacgttgtcgtgcttgCCTAGATCCCATCTACCTCTCCACCCtcctgttggggaatgcagtattttcaaaaaaattcctacgcacacgcaagatctatcatggtgatgcatagcaacgagaggggaagagtgttgtccacgtaccctcgtagaccgtaagcggaagcgttatgacaacacgattgatgtagcCATACGTCTTCATGATTCAACCGATCCTAGtgccgaaagtacggcacctccatgatctgcacacgttcggctcggtgacgtcccacgaactcacgatccagcagagtattgagggagagcttcgtcagcacgacagcgtgatgacagtgatgatgaagctaccggcgcagggcttcgcctaagcactacgacgatatgaccgaggtggattatggtggaggggggcaccgcacacggctaagggatcaatgatcaacttatgtatggggtgccccctggccacgtatataaaggatggagggaggaggaggccggtcctcatagggcgcgcccaaagtgtggagtcctactaggactccctagtcctagtaggattccacctcccacatggaataggaaaaagggaagggagaaggagaaggaaggaaggggcgccccctttccctagtccaattcggaccagtccatggggaaggggcatggccacccttgaggcctttctctcctttcccgtatggcccattaaggcccaatacgaattcccgtaactcttcagtactccaaaaaaatacccgaatcactcggaacctttccgatgtccgaatatagccttccaatatatcgatctttacatctcgaccattttgagactcctcgtcatgtccccgatctcatccgggactctgaaaaaacTTCGattatcaaatcacataactcataatacaaatcgtcatagaacattaagcgtgcggaccctacaagttcgagaactatgtagacatgatcgagactcatccccggtcaataaccaatagcagaacctggatgctcatattggctcctacatattctacgaagatctttatcggtcaaactgcataacgatatacgttgttccttttgtcatcggtatgttacttgcccgagattcgatcgtcggtatctcaatacctagttcaatctcgttaccggcaagtctctttactcgtttcgtaatgcatcatcccgtaactaactcattagtcacattgcttgcaaggcttatagtgatgtgcattaccgagagggcccagagatacctctccgatactcgaagtggcaaatcctaatcttgatctatgccaactcaacaaacaccatcggagacacctgtagagcatctttataatcacccagttacgttgtgacgtttgattgcacacaaggtgttcctctggtattcggcagttgcataatctcatagtctgaggaacatgtataagtcatgaagaaagcagtagcaatgaaactgtaacgatcatcgcgctaagctaacggatgggtcaagtcaatcacatcatcctctaatgatgtgatcctgcttatcaaatgacaactctttgtccatggctaggaaacttaaccatctttgattaacgagctagtcaagtagaggcatactagtgacactatgtttgtttatgtattcacacatgtactaagtttccggttaatacaattctaacatgaataataaacatttatcatgatataaggaaatataaataataactttattattgcctatagggcatatttccttcacctcccttgctggatcaagaaggcggtgACGTCAACGAGCCATACGTGTGCACATCTCAGAGGTGCCTTTCATTTGGTACTCGGATCGGATTGGATCGCGAAGGAGTACGATTACGGCAACCACGATATCTAGATCGATAACGCTTTCGGTATACAAGGGTATATAGACGcacccccctctcgttgctagcatctccataGAATAGACCTTGGGTGttttgtagattttttttttgttttccatgcatgtTCCCTATCTGTAGCAGCGGCGGAGGACGGGAGGGGAAATATGGACGGATAGGGTTTTGGTGCCGGCGGTATTCTTAAATAGCCGAAGGGCACTACACGGCCTGCCAGAGTAGCGCCACGCAACGCCATAGGTTCGACGAAGGAGACGAGTTTCAGACCATCGGGTTTCGGGGTGTTTCTGTGTAGGACCCTATCGCCGGTCTGACGTGGCAGACGCGCCCATGCCTCTCCATATCCGTCCCGTATTGGGGTTGGATATGAGAGGTGCCGGGCAGCCTGGGTGTGTGAAGCCTGTTTGAGGCGCTcgtctagatcggtttttttgacCGGCCACTGAACGGACCGTCCGCCCGAACGTTTGAGGGGGGTTTGAGGTGTCCTGCTGTAGATGCTGTAATATGGATTTGAGAAGTGAAGTTTGAGATATGTAATTGCAATGGACCAAAAATAAGTGTTGACCGGTCATTGTCTACAAACACGTCCGAACCAGTCCGCCAAGTTTGAGGAGCAGATTTTGCTAGGTTCAGCTGCTCTTAGCCTTGACTGATTTTTCTCTCACTTGCATTGATTAGTCGAGCCCACGGGCCACGGCCGAAGACAGTTCTGCTGGAAAGTCTAGTGCCGATGCTGATGGCCCGCCGGATCACCAGGACAAGGATCTggatttttcttaaaaaaaaaactCGGTACAAACACGCTCATAAAAACATATATACGTGCATCTATATAAATGCACACATGAACATCCTACCTCTCTGGCACTAGGGAGTACTCCTAGTAGAGACTGTTATCTTACATAAGGGGTGCTTTTTTATTTAGCTTGGAATATAGGGTACACTTTGAAAAATCTAAAGACCACATAAAAACTCTTCGCCGGAAGACCTAACACGTACGCACTGACTGAAATTCGAACGGTCAAGCACGGCACAAGGACTTCCTGGGATTGGAAAAACATTGTGCAAGGAAGCTTCCAGGATTTAGCTTCCTCGCAGTTTCGCGAATTCATTGGCACCGCGCGTTTGGCACAGTCGTCCAAAGATAAGTCAAAGCAAGTTTGGCCATGTTGGAAAGAACACGTCAAGCTGCATGGTTCACTAGTACGTACCACGCACGCACCGGTGCTGCCTATAAATTGAGCTGCCCAGCACACCACGTAGCACTCACCAAAGCACCCAGACGAGCGAGATGAAGATTTCCATCGCCCTCCTCCTCCTGGGCCTGGCAGCCACGGCGGGCGCCGTCACATTCGACGTGACGAACGAGGCGTCGAGCACGGCCGGCGGCCAGCGGTTCGACCAGGAGTACGGCGCCGACTACGCCAAGCAGGTGCTGTCCGACGCGTCCTCCTTCACCTGGGGCATCTTCAACCAGCCGGACCCCTCCGACCGTAGGCCCGCCGACGGCGACACCGTCACCCTCGCCGTCCGCGACACGGACGGCATCGCCGCCACCAGCGGCAGCACCGTGGAGCTCAGCGCCCGCTACGTCGGCGGCATCACCGGCGACGACCTCAAGGAGCAGGTGACGGGGGTGCTGTACCACGAGGTGGCGCACGTGTGGCAGTGGGGGCTGCAGGACTACGGCGCGCACTCGGGGGTCTTCGAGGGCATCGCGGACTACGTGCGGCTCAAGGCCGGGTACGTGCCGGGGCACTGGGTGAAGGAGGGCGGCGGCGACCGGTGGGATCAGGGGTACGACGTGACGGCCAGGTTCCTGGACTACTGTGACTCGCTCAAGCCCGGCTTCGTGGCGGAGATGAACGGCAAGCTCAAGGACGGCTACAGCGACGACTACTTCGTGCAGATCCTGGGGAAGAGCGTGGACCAGCTGTGGAGCGACTACAAGGCCAAGTATCCTGGGGTGTAGTTATGTTTTTTTGGGGGTAAAAATAGTGATTCAAAAATAGTTACGTTGTCGTGAGCTGAATCACGTTGTACGTACATAAGCAGGTGGGCTTATTGCGGGACTGTGGTATTGTCTACCGCGGTACGTATTATGTATTGCCTGACCTAATGGAATAAAATTTGGTACTTCACTGCCTATGTACGTTGCTGTAAAGTGGGTGTTAAGAATCAGTTAGTGACAAAGGTTATGTAGAAGTAATAATAAAGTAAATTAAATTAAGTATGCTTTCAGTATCTCTTAAACTTTTATCACAAATATCGATGTGAATCAATGGTCCATCTCGACAGAAACAACGTCCTTGTCGACAGGGTTCTCTTTTACAGACATTTCTCGACAATCGataatatattaatatcaagatGATATCAGTTACACCCGGTCTATGCAATGACACAATATCAAGACAAAGTTGAGACATTAAGGATGCACACAACAACAAAaaattgaaaagaagaagaaataaatgAACGAAGAAAACCGACGCGGCCAACACACTTGCAACTGCCGGATCCAACCACTAAGGGTGAGGTATTGGGTTTTTCAACCAGAGAGAGCCTGCCTACGCAACTCcaaagcaatgtcttcaacaaaaACATGATGCATAAATACAGCCATTGCCAAGTGCAACCATCAAAAGTTGGATCTAGTGGTTTCACCCCA
The sequence above is drawn from the Triticum aestivum cultivar Chinese Spring chromosome 7A, IWGSC CS RefSeq v2.1, whole genome shotgun sequence genome and encodes:
- the LOC123150327 gene encoding uncharacterized protein, with protein sequence MKISIALLLLGLAATAGAVTFDVTNEASSTAGGQRFDQEYGADYAKQVLSDASSFTWGIFNQPDPSDRRPADGDTVTLAVRDTDGIAATSGSTVELSARYVGGITGDDLKEQVTGVLYHEVAHVWQWGLQDYGAHSGVFEGIADYVRLKAGYVPGHWVKEGGGDRWDQGYDVTARFLDYCDSLKPGFVAEMNGKLKDGYSDDYFVQILGKSVDQLWSDYKAKYPGV